In one Corallococcus sp. EGB genomic region, the following are encoded:
- a CDS encoding DEAD/DEAH box helicase: MPRHSSSSQEDSLRQELTWEHLQELAGPELLKRARWFVNREAVEVWPPSRDCLRGTVSDGPGPLLNVALYVEPGADELVLSCECDAYWNEGVCVHAIAVGLAWLRSAAPRGQRRAPPARTRRPASARRAKDPARPSLPVAIQAWLVEHHVERARIVPVAVLERLVSGAYARRVLPSLRKATVVDALEGGPKLQRLKDGQQDVLAEAAWRWVRDEAGRVSRGRSHEASAKPLPPTDARLAPLQEALTRVRARIREQAEPRSLSPAPTLELQERPLRLLVTEPELAAWRPTHPPVGFEDESHVELDPRALMEGRPGVSCPCSPKATEASCVHALTAVDAALAFLVLPKRASRAARLAELLVEAPGRELLSALEASLLGRAVREEAPATGDLVTFRLELESRRGWRLRPHLHHPSKKGGLTQGHAVSWYDRDKVFRSLTDPNEREAWSLLDMEQRMTTNGMFLGAGLASGAPYTLMLQALRSLARSPRLRLADVPDVPVQVREAPLGFALEQEEQALRLRPAVDGRPVAVEAMTPPPEGPMASQPWLLVEPGGPSVTLVSVPPSAVPLLESLERHGAYVSAYQRDALLGHLSALEEAFPVALPPALEPRPVDIQPGLLVRLRAVEDSALEVSLLVRPLPEAPPQPVGEGAPVLRGQRGRERVKVQRDLEAERAEADALLARLSLPAGMYHFTRDTAEDALQLLETLDLLTGPEVRVEWAERPWTVSCPEPTNVRVQVLREHDWFGAKGGVELDGARVELAVLLEAVRRRQRYVPLGKGRWMRLTEALREQLTPLADVAHPGRKGLEVSAAAAPVLETLEKVGARVQAPPDWRQLAKRIREAHARPVRVPRALKAELRDYQREGFTWLARLASWGAGACLADDMGLGKTVQALALLLSRAAEGPALVVAPTSLRGNWVREAARFAPSLRVHVWQDADRDALPALLGPRDVLIISYGLLARDATKLADVSLATLVVDEAQAVKNPDTARARALRTVKAGARVALTGTPVENRLSELWSLYHLLFPGLLGGRESFHARFAIPIERDRSTDARASLARLVRPFLLRRTKVQVARELPPRVETVVPITLSDAERRVYDDVRLAALARLGEGAPDGNQRFEMLAALTRLRMAACHPRLVDPDSGLSSAKLERVMERVDELLAEGGRALVFSQFVRHLALVREALEARGVAFQYLDGRTPAAQRQARVEAFQRGEGALFLISLKAGGTGLNLTGADHVLHLDPWWNPAVEDQASDRAHRIGQTRPVTVSRFVSEGTIEEAILALHAEKRDLADSLLSEADGAAALSPEQLLGLLRFGADAHVD; encoded by the coding sequence ATGCCACGCCACTCATCCTCTTCCCAAGAAGACTCCCTCCGGCAAGAGCTCACCTGGGAGCACCTCCAGGAACTGGCGGGGCCGGAGCTGCTCAAGCGGGCCCGGTGGTTCGTCAACCGGGAGGCGGTGGAGGTGTGGCCTCCTTCCCGGGACTGCCTCCGGGGGACCGTGTCCGATGGCCCAGGGCCCCTGCTCAACGTGGCCCTCTACGTGGAGCCCGGTGCCGATGAGCTGGTGCTGTCGTGCGAATGCGACGCGTACTGGAATGAAGGGGTCTGCGTGCATGCGATCGCGGTCGGGCTCGCGTGGCTCCGGTCCGCCGCGCCTCGTGGGCAGAGGCGCGCTCCCCCGGCTCGCACCCGGCGGCCAGCTTCCGCGCGCCGCGCGAAAGACCCCGCGCGGCCCTCCCTTCCCGTCGCCATCCAGGCGTGGCTCGTCGAACACCACGTGGAGCGTGCCCGCATCGTGCCCGTGGCCGTGCTGGAGCGGCTGGTGTCCGGAGCCTATGCGCGTCGCGTGCTCCCCTCGCTGCGCAAGGCCACGGTCGTGGATGCACTGGAGGGCGGCCCGAAGCTCCAGCGCTTGAAGGACGGCCAGCAGGACGTACTCGCCGAGGCCGCCTGGCGCTGGGTGCGTGACGAGGCGGGACGCGTGTCACGCGGGCGGTCCCATGAAGCCTCCGCGAAGCCCCTGCCGCCCACGGACGCCCGCCTCGCTCCCCTGCAGGAGGCGCTGACCCGCGTCCGCGCGCGGATCCGTGAGCAGGCCGAGCCCCGGTCACTGTCGCCAGCCCCCACGCTCGAACTCCAGGAGCGTCCATTGCGGCTGCTCGTGACGGAGCCAGAACTGGCGGCGTGGCGCCCTACGCACCCGCCCGTGGGGTTCGAGGACGAAAGTCATGTCGAGCTCGATCCTCGCGCCCTGATGGAGGGCCGCCCGGGTGTGTCCTGTCCGTGCAGCCCCAAGGCCACCGAGGCGTCCTGTGTCCATGCCCTGACCGCCGTGGACGCGGCGCTGGCGTTCCTGGTGCTGCCGAAGCGGGCCTCGCGCGCCGCGAGGCTGGCGGAGCTGTTGGTCGAGGCGCCGGGCCGCGAACTCCTGTCCGCGCTGGAAGCGTCCCTCCTGGGCCGGGCGGTTCGTGAGGAGGCTCCGGCGACCGGAGACCTCGTCACCTTCCGGTTGGAGCTGGAGTCCCGGCGCGGCTGGCGGCTCCGGCCCCACCTGCACCACCCCTCGAAGAAGGGCGGTCTGACCCAGGGCCATGCCGTCTCCTGGTACGACCGCGACAAGGTATTCCGGTCGCTCACGGATCCGAATGAGCGCGAGGCCTGGTCCCTCCTCGACATGGAACAGCGGATGACCACGAACGGCATGTTTCTGGGCGCTGGCCTCGCGTCGGGCGCACCGTACACGCTGATGCTCCAGGCACTGCGGTCGCTCGCGCGCAGCCCCCGGCTCCGGCTTGCCGACGTTCCGGATGTCCCCGTCCAGGTGCGGGAAGCGCCGCTGGGCTTCGCCCTGGAGCAGGAGGAACAAGCCCTGCGCCTGCGGCCGGCAGTGGACGGACGCCCCGTTGCCGTGGAGGCGATGACGCCCCCGCCGGAGGGGCCGATGGCTTCCCAGCCCTGGCTGCTCGTGGAGCCCGGCGGGCCGAGCGTCACGCTGGTGTCCGTTCCTCCCAGCGCGGTGCCCCTGCTCGAATCCCTGGAGCGCCACGGCGCCTATGTGTCCGCCTACCAGCGCGACGCGCTGTTGGGCCATCTCTCCGCGCTGGAGGAGGCCTTCCCGGTAGCGTTGCCGCCCGCCCTGGAGCCCCGCCCCGTGGACATCCAGCCGGGCCTGCTGGTGCGGCTGCGCGCGGTGGAGGACTCCGCCCTGGAGGTCTCGCTCCTCGTGAGGCCCCTGCCAGAAGCTCCTCCCCAGCCCGTGGGCGAGGGCGCCCCCGTACTCCGGGGCCAGCGCGGCCGGGAACGCGTCAAGGTCCAGCGCGACCTGGAAGCGGAGCGCGCGGAGGCGGACGCGCTCCTGGCACGTCTGTCATTGCCGGCCGGGATGTATCACTTCACGCGTGACACCGCGGAGGATGCGCTCCAGCTCCTGGAGACGCTGGATCTGCTCACGGGCCCTGAGGTGCGCGTGGAGTGGGCGGAGCGGCCGTGGACGGTGTCTTGCCCGGAGCCCACGAACGTGCGGGTCCAGGTCCTGCGGGAGCATGACTGGTTCGGCGCGAAGGGGGGCGTGGAGCTGGACGGCGCGCGCGTGGAGCTGGCGGTCCTGCTGGAGGCCGTACGCCGCCGTCAGCGCTACGTTCCGCTGGGGAAGGGGCGCTGGATGCGTCTCACGGAAGCGCTGCGCGAGCAGTTGACGCCGCTCGCGGACGTGGCGCATCCGGGACGGAAGGGGCTGGAGGTGAGCGCCGCGGCGGCGCCCGTGCTGGAGACGCTGGAGAAGGTGGGCGCGCGCGTCCAGGCTCCTCCGGACTGGCGCCAGTTGGCGAAGCGCATCCGCGAGGCCCACGCGCGTCCGGTGCGCGTGCCCCGGGCCCTGAAGGCGGAGCTGCGCGACTACCAGCGCGAGGGCTTCACCTGGCTCGCGCGGCTGGCCTCGTGGGGCGCGGGCGCGTGCCTGGCGGATGATATGGGATTGGGCAAGACCGTCCAGGCACTGGCCCTGCTGCTGTCGCGCGCGGCGGAAGGCCCCGCGCTGGTGGTGGCCCCCACGTCCCTGCGCGGCAACTGGGTGCGCGAGGCCGCCCGCTTCGCGCCGTCGCTGCGCGTGCACGTCTGGCAGGACGCGGACCGGGATGCCCTGCCGGCCCTGCTGGGGCCCCGCGACGTACTGATCATCAGCTACGGCCTGCTGGCACGGGATGCCACGAAGCTCGCGGACGTGAGCCTCGCCACCCTGGTGGTGGATGAGGCACAGGCGGTGAAGAACCCGGACACGGCCCGGGCCCGCGCGCTGCGCACCGTGAAGGCCGGGGCCCGCGTGGCGCTCACCGGCACGCCGGTGGAGAACCGCCTGTCCGAGCTGTGGAGTCTCTACCACCTGCTCTTTCCCGGACTGCTGGGCGGGCGCGAGTCCTTCCACGCGCGCTTCGCCATTCCCATCGAGCGGGACCGGAGCACGGATGCCCGCGCGTCGCTGGCCCGGCTGGTGCGCCCCTTCCTCCTGCGCCGCACCAAGGTCCAGGTGGCGCGCGAGCTGCCGCCTCGCGTGGAGACGGTGGTGCCCATCACCTTGTCGGACGCTGAGCGGCGTGTGTACGACGACGTGCGGCTCGCGGCACTGGCGCGGCTGGGGGAGGGGGCGCCCGACGGGAACCAGCGCTTCGAGATGCTGGCCGCGCTCACCCGGCTGCGGATGGCCGCGTGCCACCCGCGGCTCGTGGATCCGGACTCGGGCCTGTCGTCCGCCAAGCTGGAGCGTGTCATGGAGCGGGTGGACGAGCTGCTGGCGGAAGGGGGCCGCGCGCTCGTCTTCAGCCAGTTCGTGCGCCACCTGGCCCTGGTGCGCGAGGCGCTGGAAGCGCGGGGCGTCGCGTTCCAGTACCTGGATGGACGGACTCCCGCCGCGCAGCGGCAGGCCCGCGTGGAGGCCTTCCAGCGGGGGGAGGGCGCGCTCTTCCTCATCTCGCTCAAGGCGGGCGGCACCGGCCTCAACCTCACCGGCGCCGACCACGTCCTCCACCTGGACCCGTGGTGGAACCCCGCCGTGGAGGACCAGGCCTCGGACCGGGCCCACCGCATCGGGCAGACGCGCCCCGTCACCGTGTCGCGGTTCGTGTCGGAAGGGACCATCGAGGAGGCCATCCTGGCCCTCCACGCGGAGAAGCGGGACCTGGCGGACAGCCTGCTGTCGGAAGCGGATGGCGCCGCCGCCCTGTCGCCGGAGCAGTTGCTGGGCTTGTTGCGCTTCGGCGCCGATGCGCACGTGGACTGA
- a CDS encoding pitrilysin family protein: MFRPPLSWFACLALLGAPQAGAQAVSEPSARPAAASTPVAKPGSDIQARTLKNGLTVIVWPDHDIPNVALANWFRVGSRNERPGITGLSHFFEHMMFNGAKKYGPGEFDRVMEAHGGSNNAFTSEDVTVYLDWFPASALPLILDLEQDRLQSLSFDPKVIESERGVVYSERRSSVDNDNSGALQEQVQATAFVAHPYQIPVIGWPSDIESWRMEDLQQYFKTYYAPNNATLVLAGDLDPARVFEQVEATLGTIPAQPAPEPVRTKEPEQQGERRIVVKKLAQSPLLQLAYHGLAANDPDMETLELLGLILSHGDSSRLHRKLVDEARVAIRVRASTSGGFDPSLVWFAVDLPPGGDLAKTEALLTAELARVVKDGVTDAELKKARNVALASFWRKLETNSGRSRELGAAATFRGDWKALFEAPARYEKVTRDGVKALAARIFNPDHRTVGWLVPTSDSAAPAPKEAAR; encoded by the coding sequence ATGTTCCGTCCGCCGTTGTCGTGGTTCGCCTGTCTGGCCCTCCTGGGTGCGCCCCAGGCCGGGGCCCAGGCCGTCTCCGAGCCGTCCGCGAGGCCCGCTGCTGCCTCCACCCCCGTCGCGAAGCCAGGCTCGGACATCCAGGCCCGCACGCTCAAGAACGGGCTCACCGTCATCGTCTGGCCAGACCACGACATCCCCAACGTGGCGCTCGCCAACTGGTTCCGCGTGGGCAGCCGCAACGAGCGCCCCGGCATCACCGGCCTGTCCCACTTCTTCGAGCACATGATGTTCAACGGCGCGAAGAAGTACGGCCCCGGTGAGTTCGACCGCGTCATGGAGGCCCACGGCGGCTCCAACAACGCCTTCACCTCCGAGGACGTCACCGTCTACCTGGACTGGTTCCCCGCGTCCGCGCTGCCCCTCATCCTCGACCTGGAGCAGGACCGGCTCCAATCCCTCTCCTTCGACCCCAAGGTCATCGAGTCCGAGCGCGGCGTCGTCTACTCCGAGCGCCGCTCCTCCGTGGACAATGACAACAGCGGCGCGCTCCAGGAGCAGGTGCAGGCCACCGCCTTCGTCGCGCACCCGTACCAGATCCCCGTCATCGGCTGGCCGTCCGACATCGAGTCGTGGCGCATGGAGGACCTGCAGCAGTACTTCAAGACGTACTACGCCCCCAACAACGCCACGCTCGTGCTCGCGGGCGACCTGGATCCGGCCCGCGTCTTCGAGCAGGTGGAGGCCACGCTGGGCACCATCCCCGCGCAGCCCGCGCCGGAGCCCGTGCGCACGAAGGAGCCCGAGCAGCAGGGCGAGCGGCGCATCGTCGTGAAGAAGCTGGCCCAGTCCCCGCTGCTCCAGCTCGCCTACCACGGGCTCGCCGCCAACGACCCGGACATGGAGACGCTGGAGCTCCTGGGCCTCATCCTCTCGCACGGGGACTCGTCGCGCCTGCACCGCAAGCTGGTGGACGAGGCGCGCGTGGCCATCCGCGTCCGGGCCTCCACCTCCGGGGGATTCGATCCGTCGCTCGTGTGGTTCGCCGTGGACCTGCCGCCGGGCGGCGACCTGGCGAAGACCGAGGCCCTGCTCACCGCGGAGCTGGCCCGCGTGGTGAAGGACGGCGTCACCGACGCGGAGCTGAAGAAGGCGCGCAACGTCGCGCTGGCCTCCTTCTGGCGCAAGCTGGAGACCAACAGCGGCCGCTCCCGCGAGCTGGGGGCCGCCGCCACCTTCCGCGGCGACTGGAAGGCCCTGTTCGAAGCGCCCGCGCGCTATGAAAAGGTCACCCGCGACGGCGTGAAGGCGCTGGCCGCCCGCATCTTCAACCCCGACCACCGCACCGTGGGCTGGCTCGTTCCCACCTCGGATTCCGCTGCCCCGGCCCCCAAGGAGGCCGCGCGATGA
- a CDS encoding pitrilysin family protein, translated as MSAPFRPSVLMSPRPLRSALAALLFTSACATAPTPAATSTATPPAPEAPAPATPAPAAPLSTKGVTLPETTSVTLKNGVRLLLVEKHELPLVSFSAWLKGGAVTDPAGKEGLAALTAELLQKGAGSRNAQQFAEAVDGAGGELEVVPEREALILNGSFQSRDTALMVELLSDMLVRPRFDAQELEKARALRVSEIASAKDGDPRALIGVYFNAFHFPAHPYGRPEVGSEASLPTISRSDVLGWAKANLGADRLILSVVGDFDAKQLAARLETALGGWAPAAQPLAAVPPTAPTKGRRVLLVDKPDATQTYFSIGNTGIRRTDPDRVAAQLGNTVLGGRFTSLLNTELRVKTGLTYGARSTLEPALQPGPVVLVSYTQTATTGRAIDLALDVLSRYRQTGMDDAMLASAKAYVLGQFPPTLETGEQLAMKLSELAFYGLDAQDVNGFADAVSTATRDGVHTVLQRVLPAQDDLTFVLIGKADALRDVARKYGPVTEMKISDKRFAPPAAPGR; from the coding sequence ATGAGTGCTCCCTTCCGGCCGTCCGTCTTGATGTCCCCCCGACCGCTGCGCTCCGCCCTCGCCGCGTTGCTGTTCACCTCCGCGTGCGCGACCGCGCCGACGCCCGCCGCCACCTCCACGGCCACGCCGCCCGCACCCGAGGCCCCGGCCCCGGCCACCCCGGCGCCCGCCGCCCCGCTGTCCACGAAGGGCGTGACGCTGCCGGAGACCACCTCCGTCACGCTGAAGAACGGCGTGCGCCTGCTCCTGGTGGAGAAGCACGAGCTGCCGCTGGTGTCCTTCAGCGCGTGGCTCAAGGGCGGCGCCGTCACCGACCCCGCGGGCAAGGAGGGGCTGGCCGCGCTCACCGCCGAGCTGCTCCAGAAGGGCGCGGGCTCCCGGAACGCGCAGCAGTTCGCCGAGGCCGTGGATGGCGCGGGCGGCGAGCTGGAGGTCGTGCCGGAGCGCGAGGCGCTCATCCTCAACGGCAGCTTCCAGTCCCGCGACACCGCGCTGATGGTGGAGCTGCTGTCGGACATGCTCGTGCGCCCCCGCTTCGACGCACAGGAGCTGGAGAAGGCCCGCGCGCTGCGCGTGTCCGAAATCGCCTCCGCCAAGGACGGCGACCCGCGCGCGCTCATCGGCGTGTATTTCAATGCCTTCCATTTCCCCGCGCACCCCTACGGCCGGCCCGAGGTGGGCAGTGAGGCGTCGCTGCCCACCATCAGCCGGAGCGACGTGCTCGGCTGGGCGAAGGCGAACCTGGGCGCGGACCGGCTCATCCTGTCCGTGGTGGGGGACTTCGACGCGAAGCAGCTCGCCGCGAGGCTGGAGACAGCCCTGGGCGGATGGGCCCCGGCGGCGCAGCCGCTGGCAGCCGTGCCTCCCACGGCGCCCACGAAGGGCCGGCGCGTGCTGCTGGTGGACAAGCCGGATGCCACGCAGACCTACTTCTCCATCGGCAACACCGGCATCCGCCGCACCGACCCGGACCGCGTCGCGGCGCAGCTGGGCAACACCGTGCTGGGCGGCCGCTTCACCTCGCTGCTCAACACCGAGCTGCGCGTGAAGACGGGCCTCACCTACGGCGCCCGCTCGACCCTGGAGCCCGCCCTCCAGCCGGGGCCCGTCGTCCTCGTGTCCTATACCCAGACGGCCACCACGGGCCGTGCCATCGACCTGGCGCTGGACGTGCTCTCGCGCTACCGCCAGACCGGCATGGACGACGCCATGCTCGCCTCCGCCAAGGCGTACGTGCTGGGGCAGTTCCCGCCGACGCTGGAGACGGGCGAGCAGCTGGCCATGAAGCTGTCGGAGCTGGCCTTCTACGGCCTGGACGCACAGGACGTGAACGGGTTCGCGGACGCCGTGTCCACCGCCACCCGCGACGGCGTGCACACCGTGCTCCAGCGCGTCCTGCCCGCCCAGGACGACCTGACGTTCGTCCTCATCGGCAAGGCGGACGCCCTGCGCGACGTGGCCCGCAAGTACGGGCCTGTCACGGAGATGAAAATCTCAGACAAGCGGTTCGCCCCGCCGGCGGCGCCGGGCCGGTAG